A single region of the Lagopus muta isolate bLagMut1 chromosome 24, bLagMut1 primary, whole genome shotgun sequence genome encodes:
- the GUCA1ANB gene encoding LOW QUALITY PROTEIN: putative uncharacterized protein GUCA1ANB (The sequence of the model RefSeq protein was modified relative to this genomic sequence to represent the inferred CDS: deleted 1 base in 1 codon; substituted 2 bases at 2 genomic stop codons) codes for MLLLLTPHCTSCIRLGCYYXDPNLGPGLHRAQRQREKQFPASSGGXVTETPEGHHSKDQKRAKGMGENKAKQDAPHPPPSPKGRGSPAQHCSEQTLASRFVPFVAHTGGQEPDSFKFLFYTRHCSNSYSPFYTSQRPTCGYLFHHDTDHTKKVMDVQSANIMKWGPNPTQSRNAEQ; via the exons atgctgctgctgctcacgcCCCATTGCACCTCATGCATCAGGCTGGG GTGTTATTACTGAGACCCTAATCTGGGACCAGGGCTCCACCGTGCCCAACGCcaaagggaaaagcagtttCCTGCAAGCAGTGGGGGATGA GTGACTGAAACACCAGAAGGCCAC CATAGCAAAGACCAGAAGAGGGCAAAGGGAATGGGggagaacaaagcaaagcaggatgCTCCCCACCCTCCACCCAGCCCCAAGGGCCGGGgatccccagcacagcactgctcagagcagacCTTGGCCTCCCGCTTCGTCCCCTTTGTTGCCCACACTGGGGGCCAGGAACCCGACTCCTTCAAGTTCCTCTTCTACACACGGCACTGCTCCAACTCATACAGCCCTTTCTACACCTCACAGAGGCCGACCTGTGGGTACCTCTTTCACCACGACACCGATCACACCAAGAAGGTGATGGACGTCCAGAGCGCTAACATCATGAAGTGGGGACCCAACCCAACTCAAAGCCGTAATGCAGAGCAATAA
- the GUCA1A gene encoding guanylyl cyclase-activating protein 1: MGNMDGKAVEELSATECHQWYKKFMTECPSGQLTLYEFKQFFGLKNLSPSANKYVEQMFETFDFNKDGYIDFMEYVAALSLVLKGKVDQKLRWYFKLYDVDGNGCIDRGELLNIIKAIRAINRCNEAMTAEEFTNMVFDKIDINGDGELSLEEFMEGVQKDEVLLDILTRSLDLTHIVKLIQNDGKNPHAPEEAEEAAQ; the protein is encoded by the exons ATGGGGAACATGGATGGGAAAGCAGTGGAGGAGCTGAGTGCCACCGAGTGCCACCAGTGGTACAAGAAGTTCATGACGGAGTGCCCATCAGGCCAGCTCACCCTCTATGAGTTCAAACAGTTTTTTGGCTTGAAAAACCTGAGCCCGTCAGCAAACAAATACGTTGAGCAAATGTTTGAGACGTTTGACTTTAATAAG GATGGCTACATAGATTTCATGGAATATGTGGCAGCCCTGAGCTTGGTCCTGAAAGGCAAAGTGGATCAGAAGCTGCGATGGTATTTCAAACTCTATGATGTAGATGGGAACGGCTGCATTGACCGGGGAGAATTGCTAAACATCATCAAA GCCATCCGAGCCATCAACCGCTGCAATGAAGCCATGACAGCTGAGGAGTTCACAAACATGGTGTTTGATAAAATTGATATCAATGGGGATG GTGAGCTCTCACTGGAGGAGTTCATGGAAGGTGTCCAAAAGGACGAGGTGCTGCTCGACATCCTCACCCGCAGCCTGGACCTGACACACATCGTGAAATTAATCCAGAATGATGGGAAGAACCCACACGCTCcggaggaggcagaggaggctgCCCAGTAA
- the GUCA1B gene encoding guanylyl cyclase-activating protein 2, giving the protein MGQQFTNAEGEQTEIDVAELQEWYKKFVVECPSGTLFMHEFKRFFGVQDNQEAAEYIENMFRAFDKNGDNTIDFLEYVAALNLVLRGKLEHKLRWTFKVYDKDGNGCIDKPELLEIVESIYKLKKVCRSEVEERTPLLTPEEVVDRIFQLVDENGDGQLSLDEFIDGARKDKWVMKMLQMDVNPGGWISEQRRKSALF; this is encoded by the exons ATGGGACAGCAGTTTACCAACGCTGAAGGGGAACAGACAGAGATTGACGTTGCTGAACTGCAGGAATGGTACAAGAAATTTGTGGTTGAATGTCCCAGCGGAACCCTCTTCATGCATGAATTCAAGAGGTTCTTCGGCGTCCAGGATAACCAGGAAGCAGCAGAGTACATCGAAAACATGTTCAGAGCTTTTGATAAGAATGGG gATAACACCATTGATTTTCTGGAATACGTGGCTGCCTTGAATCTTGTTTTACGGGGAAAACTGGAGCACAAGCTGAGGTGGACGTTCAAAGTGTATGACAAGGATGGGAATGGCTGCATAGACAAACCTGAGCTGCTAGAAATTGTTGAG TCCATCTACAAGCTGAAGAAAGTGTGTCGGTCAGAGGTGGAGGAGAGGACCCCACTGCTCACACCAGAGGAGGTTGTGGACAGGATATTTCAGCTGGTGGATGAGAATGGTGATG GGCAGCTGTCCCTGGATGAGTTCATCGATGGGGCCAGGAAGGACAAGTGGGTGATGAAGATGTTGCAAATGGATGTAAACCCCGGGGGATGGATCTCAGAGCAGAGGCGgaaaagtgctttgttttga